A stretch of Apostichopus japonicus isolate 1M-3 chromosome 9, ASM3797524v1, whole genome shotgun sequence DNA encodes these proteins:
- the LOC139974495 gene encoding tRNA selenocysteine 1-associated protein 1-like isoform X1 produces the protein MEESSSSSVNSYSMQAIGKRSLWMGSLDSSIDEVVITAAFEKMGERPQRVKFIRDKVTGLPNTSFCFVQFKDQEAAESTMKRINGKPIPNAPHLKFNLAPTRSGSERESPHQRKSEFSLFVGNLTEDVTESELLHFFSSRYSTVKEATLCKSPDGLSKGFGFVRFYNERDHLEALRRMDGVRGLGSRTIYVKLATPRPRGRYTETSDRQEEHQDTYGYYGQQQQTNQYPTQTHSSNNNNPYYGSDAWSGQYQQYQSQYPQPYQYPSQLNESPSLTNTQQQIENPSGKEEKDAEKDESEELADQELHLNVDLMNEDFIRNNEELYSSLEKSRWHFVDSVTTTIDEICMT, from the exons ATGGAAGAGTCAAGCTCAAGTTCAGTAAATTCATACTCAATGCAAGCTATCGGTAAAAGATCCTTATGGATGGGAAGT TTAGATTCCAGTATTGATGAAGTGGTGATCACTGCTGCATTTGAAAAGATGGGAGAGAGGCCGCAGCGAGTTAAATTCATCAGAGACAAAGTCACTGG ACTTCCCAACACCAGTTTCTGTTTTGTGCAATTTAAAGATCAGGAAGCTGCTGAAAGTACCATGAAGAGAATCAATGGAAAGCCTATACCAAATGCACCACAT CTCAAGTTCAATCTGGCACCTACAAGGAGTGGATCAGAACGAGAGTCGCCCCATCAGAG GAAATCAGAGTTCTCTTTGTTTGTGGGGAATCTGACAGAAGATGTGACAGAGTCCGAGTTGCTTCATTTCTTCAGCTCCAGATACTCAACAGTTAAGGAAGCAACAT TATGTAAAAGTCCAGACGGACTTTCAAAAGGGTTTGGCTTTGTTCGATTTTACAATGAACGTGATCATCTGGAGGCCTTGAGAAGAATGGATGGCGTTAGAGGACTAGGCAGCAGAACCATATATGTCAAGCTTGCTACACCAAGACCCAG AGGACGATATACAGAGACTTCTGACAGACAGGAGGAGCACCAAGATACGTACGGTTATTACGGTCAGCAGCAACAAACCAATCAGTATCCAACCCAAACACATAGCAGTAACAACAACAATCCATACTATGGCAGCGATGCCTGGTCAGGACAGTACCAGCAATACCAGTCACAATATCCACAACCGTACCAGTACCCAAGCCAGCTGAACGAATCACCATCACTGACCAACACCCAGCAGCAGATAGAG AACCCTTCAGGAAAGGAAGAGAAGGATGCAGAGAAAGATGAATCTGAAGAGCTCGCAG ATCAAGAGTTACATCTGAATGTGGACTTGATGAACGAAGACTTCATCAGAAATAACGAAGAGCTCTACTCGAGCTTGGAGAAGTCCAGATGGCACTTTGTGGACTCGGTGACGACCACCATCGACGAAATTTGTATGACCTGA
- the LOC139974495 gene encoding tRNA selenocysteine 1-associated protein 1-like isoform X3, translating to MQLKDNKREKSKGLLDSSIDEVVITAAFEKMGERPQRVKFIRDKVTGLPNTSFCFVQFKDQEAAESTMKRINGKPIPNAPHLKFNLAPTRSGSERESPHQRKSEFSLFVGNLTEDVTESELLHFFSSRYSTVKEATLCKSPDGLSKGFGFVRFYNERDHLEALRRMDGVRGLGSRTIYVKLATPRPRGRYTETSDRQEEHQDTYGYYGQQQQTNQYPTQTHSSNNNNPYYGSDAWSGQYQQYQSQYPQPYQYPSQLNESPSLTNTQQQIENPSGKEEKDAEKDESEELADQELHLNVDLMNEDFIRNNEELYSSLEKSRWHFVDSVTTTIDEICMT from the exons ATGCAGTTGAAAgataataaaagagaaaaatcaAAGGGATTG TTAGATTCCAGTATTGATGAAGTGGTGATCACTGCTGCATTTGAAAAGATGGGAGAGAGGCCGCAGCGAGTTAAATTCATCAGAGACAAAGTCACTGG ACTTCCCAACACCAGTTTCTGTTTTGTGCAATTTAAAGATCAGGAAGCTGCTGAAAGTACCATGAAGAGAATCAATGGAAAGCCTATACCAAATGCACCACAT CTCAAGTTCAATCTGGCACCTACAAGGAGTGGATCAGAACGAGAGTCGCCCCATCAGAG GAAATCAGAGTTCTCTTTGTTTGTGGGGAATCTGACAGAAGATGTGACAGAGTCCGAGTTGCTTCATTTCTTCAGCTCCAGATACTCAACAGTTAAGGAAGCAACAT TATGTAAAAGTCCAGACGGACTTTCAAAAGGGTTTGGCTTTGTTCGATTTTACAATGAACGTGATCATCTGGAGGCCTTGAGAAGAATGGATGGCGTTAGAGGACTAGGCAGCAGAACCATATATGTCAAGCTTGCTACACCAAGACCCAG AGGACGATATACAGAGACTTCTGACAGACAGGAGGAGCACCAAGATACGTACGGTTATTACGGTCAGCAGCAACAAACCAATCAGTATCCAACCCAAACACATAGCAGTAACAACAACAATCCATACTATGGCAGCGATGCCTGGTCAGGACAGTACCAGCAATACCAGTCACAATATCCACAACCGTACCAGTACCCAAGCCAGCTGAACGAATCACCATCACTGACCAACACCCAGCAGCAGATAGAG AACCCTTCAGGAAAGGAAGAGAAGGATGCAGAGAAAGATGAATCTGAAGAGCTCGCAG ATCAAGAGTTACATCTGAATGTGGACTTGATGAACGAAGACTTCATCAGAAATAACGAAGAGCTCTACTCGAGCTTGGAGAAGTCCAGATGGCACTTTGTGGACTCGGTGACGACCACCATCGACGAAATTTGTATGACCTGA
- the LOC139974495 gene encoding tRNA selenocysteine 1-associated protein 1-like isoform X2, whose protein sequence is MEESSLSLVNSYSMQAIGKRSLWMGSLDSSIDEVVITAAFEKMGERPQRVKFIRDKVTGLPNTSFCFVQFKDQEAAESTMKRINGKPIPNAPHLKFNLAPTRSGSERESPHQRKSEFSLFVGNLTEDVTESELLHFFSSRYSTVKEATLCKSPDGLSKGFGFVRFYNERDHLEALRRMDGVRGLGSRTIYVKLATPRPRGRYTETSDRQEEHQDTYGYYGQQQQTNQYPTQTHSSNNNNPYYGSDAWSGQYQQYQSQYPQPYQYPSQLNESPSLTNTQQQIENPSGKEEKDAEKDESEELADQELHLNVDLMNEDFIRNNEELYSSLEKSRWHFVDSVTTTIDEICMT, encoded by the exons TTAGATTCCAGTATTGATGAAGTGGTGATCACTGCTGCATTTGAAAAGATGGGAGAGAGGCCGCAGCGAGTTAAATTCATCAGAGACAAAGTCACTGG ACTTCCCAACACCAGTTTCTGTTTTGTGCAATTTAAAGATCAGGAAGCTGCTGAAAGTACCATGAAGAGAATCAATGGAAAGCCTATACCAAATGCACCACAT CTCAAGTTCAATCTGGCACCTACAAGGAGTGGATCAGAACGAGAGTCGCCCCATCAGAG GAAATCAGAGTTCTCTTTGTTTGTGGGGAATCTGACAGAAGATGTGACAGAGTCCGAGTTGCTTCATTTCTTCAGCTCCAGATACTCAACAGTTAAGGAAGCAACAT TATGTAAAAGTCCAGACGGACTTTCAAAAGGGTTTGGCTTTGTTCGATTTTACAATGAACGTGATCATCTGGAGGCCTTGAGAAGAATGGATGGCGTTAGAGGACTAGGCAGCAGAACCATATATGTCAAGCTTGCTACACCAAGACCCAG AGGACGATATACAGAGACTTCTGACAGACAGGAGGAGCACCAAGATACGTACGGTTATTACGGTCAGCAGCAACAAACCAATCAGTATCCAACCCAAACACATAGCAGTAACAACAACAATCCATACTATGGCAGCGATGCCTGGTCAGGACAGTACCAGCAATACCAGTCACAATATCCACAACCGTACCAGTACCCAAGCCAGCTGAACGAATCACCATCACTGACCAACACCCAGCAGCAGATAGAG AACCCTTCAGGAAAGGAAGAGAAGGATGCAGAGAAAGATGAATCTGAAGAGCTCGCAG ATCAAGAGTTACATCTGAATGTGGACTTGATGAACGAAGACTTCATCAGAAATAACGAAGAGCTCTACTCGAGCTTGGAGAAGTCCAGATGGCACTTTGTGGACTCGGTGACGACCACCATCGACGAAATTTGTATGACCTGA
- the LOC139974487 gene encoding uncharacterized protein, protein MELSSFLCIIQDGCEEIQNAPLYSVVSTAAKERHQELLTFRSKPIRNNELWRQVTIRQLFLHLYREHKLGGDKTEMFLSHDEHLVAVQLSIAAWNKKERGTFEADPQLVSKISKAVLKRKMEKLLPGAVETTEPSSPLKTSSGIKVKTPRRVRSTPFRSPFRTPGSDKRSGCSEHLSRTPGSSSKIHGRAFPATTPKSYQPGMLQMVDSPRTPSTDIADDTVVDVLSLYDEFIQKCGKVDVLDVFTRVREFFEQNNNELVIFKKEHVLMIDKLPRDQIEREMLKCLVGDDSVCCISTKEIPMEGLCWMKDRLGGCDIVKATVPLSFLWRSTDLAGYLCREPETALSVSSVSEKFIRKLFLSYVSLLVNSADELALARCLCLPDSGLGHQGFTALKHLATKKKMSMFLTAFSFVFEMRRVKTTSDSYSPLFEHAKALSEFVDIADKLLTITQDIADVDLAARKVLKTLKCTLSKSRTCSLRQASMKIVCEELLEETKHLFEAQIVDLKITPKPVGSGGSMRGQKVLRLFRTLLDVEATNISQNQGQDELVDQQASQGTPVRFPSLLSQFRSPSVQELPPTENVTEAEEKCKTPVSYTKSHYGWVAPSLILADELQPLGASKHISVSSEECGSSSPTEVLREISHNEQTDKKPDEVTIKETEGNVRENDGNITEETRGRNDKEEGKVTGRNVLTPSAGKVVKNKKPSLKRKKLELEADAVTKKPRTDKKKKNHPLIKGQGLLTKFFRK, encoded by the exons ATGGAGCTAAGCAGCTTTCTTTGTATTATACAGGATGGTTGTGAAGAAATACAGAATGCACCTCTGTACAGTGTCGTTAGCACTGCTGCTAAAG AGAGACACCAAGAGTTGCTGACTTTCAGGAGCAAACCAATCAGGAACAATGAATTATGGAGACAGGTTACCATCCGGCAGTTGTTTCTCCACCTGTATAGAGAGCATAAACTGGGAGGAGACAAAACAGAGATGTTTCTCTCTCATGATGAACATCTCGTTGCTGTGCAACTGTCTATTGCTGCCTGGAACAAGAAA GAAAGAGGCACCTTCGAGGCAGACCCTCAGTTAGTTTCGAAGATATCCAAAGCTGTTTTGAAACGAAAGATGGAGAAATTGTTACCGGGTGCTGTTGAGACAACCGAGCCATCATCACCATTAAAAACTTCCTCTGGAATAAAAGTCAAAACACCCAGGAGGGTTAGATCTACTCCTTTCAGATCTCCTTTTAGGACTCCTGGTTCAGATAAACGGTCCGGTTGCTCCGAACACCTATCTCGCACCCCTGGAAGTTCCTCCAAGATACATGGTAGGGCCTTCCCAGCTACAACACCAAAGTCATATCAACCAGGAATGCTTCAGATGGTTGATTCTCCTCGGACACCATCGACAGATATTGCTGATGACACAGTGGTTGACGTCCTATCTCTCTACGATGAATTTATACAGAAATGTGGTAAAGTGGATGTCCTAGATGTATTTACCAGAGTCAGAGAATTCTTTGAACAGAATAACAATGAACTAGTTATTTTCAAGAAAGAACATGTGCTCATGATTGACAAGTTACCAAGAGATCAAATTGAG AGAGAAATGCTGAAATGCTTAGTTGGAGATGACTCCGTTTGTTGCATCTCAACCAAGGAGATTCCGATGGAAGGCCTCTGTTGGATGAAGGATCGGCTGGGAGGTTGTGACATCGTCAAGGCGACTGTACCGCTATCATTCCTCTGGAGGTCGACTGACCTAGCTGGATACCTCTGCCGGGAACCAGAGACAGCTTTGTCGGTGTCATCTGTTTCAGAG AAATTCATCCGCAAGTTATTTCTGTCCTACGTCAGCCTGTTGGTGAATTCTGCAGATGAATTAGCCCTGGCCAGATGTCTGTGTCTTCCAGATAGCGGGTTGGGTCATCAAGGATTTACGGCCTTGAAACACCTTGcaaccaaaaagaaaatgtctatGTTCCTG ACTgcattttcctttgtttttgaGATGCGGCGAGTGAAGACCACATCCGATTCCTACTCTCCACTGTTTGAACACGCCAAAGCTTTGTCAGAGTTTGTGGATATCGCAGACAAACTTCTTACAATCACTCAAGACATTGCCGATGTTGA TCTAGCTGCcagaaaagttttgaaaactCTAAAGTGTACCCTCAGCAAATCAAGGACATGTTCTTTGCGCCAAGCGAGTATGAAGATAGTCTGTGAGGAACTCTTGGAAGAGACCAAACATCTTTTTGAGGCACAGATAGTTGACTTGAAAATCACACCAAAG CCGGTTGGTTCTGGAGGAAGCATGAGGGGTCAAAAGGTCCTCAGATTATTTCGTACGCTCCTGGACGTTGAGGCCACCAACATCAGTCAGAACCAGGGGCAAGACGAGTTAGTCGATCAACAAGCTAGCCAGGGTACACCAGTGAGATTCCCATCTTTACTATCACAATTCAG ATCCCCCTCAGTCCAGGAACTGCCACCTACAGAAAATGTTACTGAAGCTGAAGAGAAATGTAAA ACGCCAGTGTCATATACAAAGTCCCATTATGGCTGGGTAGCACCTTCCCTGATACTCGCAGATGAATTGCAACCTCTCGGTGCATCCAAACATATCTCGGTCTCATCAGAAGAATGCGGAAGTTCATCACCGACCGAGGTCCTCAGAGAGATCAGTCACAACGAGCAGACTGATAAAAAGCCGGATGAAGTTACTATAAAGGAAACCGAGGGAAACGTTCGAGAAAATGACGGTAATATCACAGAGGAAACCAGAGGTAGAAATGATAAGGAAGAAGGCAAGGTTACCGGAAGGAATGTATTAACTCCATCCGCTGGCAAGGTGGTAAAGAACAAGAAACCTTCACTAAAGAGGAAAAAGTTAGAATTGGAGGCAGATGCTGTTACCAAGAAACCAAGGAcagacaaaaagaagaagaatcaTCCATTAATAAAGGGTCAAGGGTTATTGACAAAGTTTTTTAGGAAATGA